One part of the Burkholderia latens genome encodes these proteins:
- a CDS encoding site-specific integrase: protein MTPRVALPPSSDPVPAPAGFPDADELAALRAWYAGMTVRQAVERYLPDRLGERRSARGVIGAIRRRLVRVARQAGRPDLAEQLGHDDSERMQMANAAADAIGQLRHARPPVPQIGDDVGLWLPARAVVALRAHGIATLADLTVRIPRRRQWWRAIAGLGVASARRIEAFFSAYPDLTERARALIAAQPRSGIVPWERLKLPHEVDGSAGTFRAPRATSTLDADNDYAAVHAWLSLHESAATRRAYRKEAERLILWAIVERGRALSSLTTEDAVAYRAFLRNPTPHERWVGPVRPRGAPDWRPFSGALSARSAAYTLSVLGALFRWLIEQRYLLANPFAGVKVRDTRGANALDTSHAFTEGEWLLVRTIADGLEFRKHASSGASPSAWTPAAAQRLRFIVDFGYATGLRASELVGATLGDIETDAHGDAWLKVIGKGRKVARVALPPLARTALDRYLVARRLPVTPVRWRPDTPLIPSLAEDGAAGITSVRLWKVMQRFFVQTAALVDDDNPALAQKLRQASPHWMRHTHATHALARGAELTTVRDNLRHASISTTSIYLHGDDVKRARQMSSAFSADK, encoded by the coding sequence ATGACTCCGCGCGTTGCGTTACCGCCTTCTTCCGATCCCGTGCCTGCGCCCGCAGGCTTTCCCGATGCCGACGAACTCGCCGCGCTGCGCGCATGGTACGCGGGCATGACCGTTCGCCAGGCCGTCGAGCGCTATCTGCCCGACCGGCTCGGCGAACGACGGTCCGCGCGCGGCGTGATCGGCGCAATTCGAAGGCGCCTCGTGCGCGTCGCACGTCAGGCGGGGCGACCCGATCTGGCCGAGCAACTCGGTCATGACGACAGCGAACGCATGCAGATGGCCAACGCAGCGGCCGACGCGATCGGCCAGCTGCGCCATGCGCGGCCGCCGGTGCCGCAGATCGGCGACGACGTCGGCCTGTGGCTGCCGGCGCGCGCGGTCGTCGCGCTGCGCGCGCACGGGATCGCGACGCTCGCCGATCTGACCGTGCGGATTCCGCGCCGGCGTCAGTGGTGGCGCGCGATCGCCGGGCTCGGCGTTGCGAGCGCGCGGCGCATCGAGGCGTTCTTTTCCGCGTATCCCGATCTGACCGAGCGTGCGCGTGCGTTGATCGCGGCGCAGCCGCGCAGCGGCATCGTTCCGTGGGAGCGATTGAAGCTGCCGCACGAAGTCGATGGATCGGCCGGCACGTTCCGTGCGCCGCGCGCCACCAGTACGCTCGACGCTGACAACGATTATGCGGCCGTGCATGCATGGCTGTCGCTGCATGAATCGGCTGCGACGCGCCGCGCGTACCGGAAGGAGGCCGAGCGGCTGATTCTGTGGGCGATCGTCGAACGCGGGCGCGCGCTGTCGTCTCTGACGACCGAGGACGCGGTCGCCTATCGCGCGTTCTTGCGCAACCCGACGCCGCACGAACGGTGGGTCGGTCCCGTGCGCCCGCGCGGCGCGCCGGACTGGCGGCCGTTTTCGGGCGCGTTGTCCGCGCGTTCGGCCGCATACACGCTATCGGTCCTCGGCGCGTTGTTCCGCTGGCTGATCGAACAGCGCTATCTGCTCGCGAATCCGTTCGCGGGTGTCAAGGTGCGCGACACGCGCGGGGCGAACGCGCTCGACACGTCGCATGCGTTCACCGAAGGCGAGTGGCTGCTCGTGCGCACGATCGCGGACGGGCTCGAATTTCGCAAGCACGCGTCGTCGGGCGCATCGCCTTCCGCCTGGACGCCGGCCGCGGCACAACGATTGCGCTTCATCGTCGATTTCGGCTATGCGACGGGGCTGCGCGCGAGCGAACTCGTCGGCGCGACGCTTGGCGACATCGAGACCGACGCGCACGGCGACGCGTGGCTGAAGGTGATCGGCAAGGGCAGGAAGGTTGCACGCGTCGCGCTGCCGCCGCTCGCGCGCACCGCGCTCGACCGGTATCTGGTTGCGCGGCGACTGCCGGTGACGCCGGTACGCTGGCGGCCCGACACGCCGCTGATTCCGAGTCTCGCGGAAGACGGCGCGGCCGGGATCACGAGCGTGCGATTGTGGAAGGTGATGCAGCGTTTCTTCGTGCAGACCGCGGCGCTCGTCGACGACGACAACCCGGCGCTCGCGCAGAAGCTGCGGCAGGCGAGCCCGCACTGGATGCGCCACACGCATGCGACGCATGC
- a CDS encoding DUF2964 family protein, with the protein MIRRQARIVVAAIAVFVSLAGMMAVVTGLLFDEAIMLRGGAIALIAGVAAFVVMLNPGPKGEG; encoded by the coding sequence ATGATACGTCGCCAAGCGCGGATCGTCGTCGCGGCGATCGCCGTGTTCGTATCGCTCGCGGGGATGATGGCCGTCGTGACCGGCTTGCTGTTCGACGAAGCGATCATGCTGCGCGGCGGCGCGATCGCGTTGATCGCCGGTGTCGCGGCGTTCGTCGTGATGCTGAACCCGGGGCCGAAGGGCGAAGGGTGA